The Acinonyx jubatus isolate Ajub_Pintada_27869175 chromosome D1, VMU_Ajub_asm_v1.0, whole genome shotgun sequence genome includes a window with the following:
- the SLC3A2 gene encoding 4F2 cell-surface antigen heavy chain, whose amino-acid sequence MSQDTEVDMKEVELNEMEPEKQPMNAASGAAMAVVVASGAEKNGLVKIKVADDEAEAAAAAKFTGLSKEELLKVAGSPGWVRTRWALLVLFWLGWLGMLAGAVVIIVRAPRCRELPAQSWWHKGALYRIGDLLAFQGHEEGDLAGLKRHLDYLSTLKVKGFVLGPIHKNQKDDLAGTNLEQINPVLGSKEDFDNLLQSAKKKSIRVILDLTPNYEGQNSWFLPTQIDTVAAKMKDALSFWLQAGVDGFQVRDVENLTDASLLLAEWQNITKSFSEDRLLIAGTESSDLQQILSLLGSTKDLLLTSSYLSDSISTGKHIEFLVTQYLNATDSRWCSWSLSQAGLLTSFVPAHLLRLYHLLLFTLPGTPVFSYGDEIGLEAAALPGQPVKAPIMPWDESSFPNTSEPGSSNMTVKGQNEDPGSLLSLFRRLSDQRGKERSLLHGDFHVLSSGPDLFAYVRQWDQNERFLVVLNFGDVGQPARLPATASLPTKVNLLLSTHLGREEGASLELGHLNVEPHEGLLLHFPYVA is encoded by the exons ATGAGCCAGGACACTGAGGTGGACATGAAGGAGGTGGAGCTGAACGAAATGGAGCCCGAGAAGCAGCCGATGAATGCGGCGTCCGGGGCAGCCATGGCCGTAGTCGTGGCGAGCGGCGCCGAAAAGAACGGCCTGGTTAAGATCAAGGTGGCCGACGACGAGGCAGAGGCAGCGGCCGCGGCCAAGTTCACTGGCCTGTCTAAGGAGGAGCTGCTGAAGGTGGCGGGCAGCCCCGGCTGGGTGCGCACCCGCTGGGCGCTGCTGGTGCTCTTCTGGCTCGGCTGGCTCGGCATGCTGGCGGGTGCGGTGGTCATCATTGTGCGGGCGCCGCGCTGCCGCGAGCTGCCCGCGCAGAGCTGGTGGCACAAAGGCGCCCTCTACCGCATCGGCGACCTGCTGGCCTTCCAGGGCCACGAGGAGGGCGACCTAGCGG GCCTGAAGAGGCACCTTGATTACCTGAGCACCCTGAAGGTGAAAGGCTTTGTGCTGGGCCCAATTCACAAGAACCAGAAAGATGACCTCGCTGGGACCAACTTGGAACAGATCAACCCTGTTCTCGGCTCCAAGGAAGATTTTGACAATCTCTTGCAATCGGCCAAGAAAAAGA GCATCCGGGTCATTCTGGACCTCACTCCCAACTATGAGGGCCAGAACTCATGGTTCCTCCCCACTCAGATTGACACTGTGGCCGCCAAGATGAAG GATGCTCTGAGTTTTTGGCTGCAGGCTGGTGTGGATGGGTTCCAGGTTCGGGATGTGGAGAATCTGACG gatGCGTCTTTGTTGTTGGCTGAGTGGCAGAACATCACCAAGAGCTTCAGCGAAGACAG GCTCTTGATCGCAGGGACTGAGTCCTCTGACCTTCAGCAGATTCTGAGCCTCCTTGGATCCACTAAGGACCTGTTGTTGACTAGCTCATACCTGTCAGACTCCATTTCCACCGGGAAGCATATAGAGTTCTTGGTCACCCAGTATTTGAATGCCACTGACAGTCGCTGGTGCAGCTGGAGC TTGTCTCAGGCGGGGCTCCTGACTTCCTTCGTGCCGGCTCATCTTCTCCGCCTCTACCACCTGCTGCTCTTCACCCTGCCAGGGACGCCGGTTTTCAGCTACGGAGATGAGATCGGCTTGGAGGCCGCTGCCCTGCCTGGCCAG CCTGTGAAGGCTCCAATCATGCCCTGGGATGAATCCAGCTTCCCCaacacctcagaacctggaagTAGCAACATGACTGTAAAG GGCCAGAATGAagaccctggctccctcctctctctcttccggCGACTGAGTGATCAGCGAGGCAAGGAGCGCTCCCTGCTGCACGGGGATTTCCATGTACTCTCCTCCGGGCCTGACCTCTTCGCCTACGTCCGCCAGTGGGACCAGAACGAGCGCTTCTTGGTAGTGCTCAACTTCGGGGATGTCGGCCAACCAGCCAGGTTGCCGGCCACTGCCAGCCTGCCAACCAAGGTCAATCTGCTGCTCAGCACCCACCTGGGCCGTGAGGAGGGGGCCTCTCTTGAGCTGGGGCACCTAAACgtggagccccatgaggggctgtTGCTTCATTTCCCCTATGTGGCCTAA
- the CHRM1 gene encoding muscarinic acetylcholine receptor M1, producing the protein MNTSAPPAVSPNITVLAPGKGPWQVAFIGITTGLLSLATVTGNLLVLISFKVNTELKTVNNYFLLSLACADLIIGTFSMNLYTTYLLMGHWALGTLACDLWLALDYVASNASVMNLLLISFDRYFSVTRPLSYRAKRTPRRAALMIGLAWLVSFILWAPAILFWQYLVGERTVLAGQCYIQFLSQPIITFGTAMAAFYLPVTVMCTLYWRIYRETENRARELAALQGSETPGKGGGSSSSSERSQRGTEGSPETPPGRCCRCCRAPRLLQAYSWKEEEEEDEGSMESLTSSEGEEPGSEVVIKMPMVDPEAQAPAKQPPRSSPNTVKRPTRKGRERAGKGQKPRGKEQLAKRKTFSLVKEKKAARTLSAILLAFILTWTPYNIMVLVSTFCKNCVPETLWELGYWLCYVNSTINPMCYALCNKAFRDTFRLLLLCRWDKRRWRKIPKRPGSVHRTPSRQC; encoded by the coding sequence ATGAATACCTCGGCCCCACCCGCCGTCAGCCCCAACATCACAGTTCTGGCACCGGGAAAGGGCCCCTGGCAAGTGGCCTTCATTGGGATCACCACAGGCCTCCTGTCACTGGCCACAGTGACGGGCAACCTGCTGGTCCTCATCTCCTTCAAGGTCAACACTGAGCTCAAGACAGTCAACAACTACTTCCTGCTCAGCCTGGCCTGTGCCGACCTCATCATCGGTACCTTCTCCATGAACCTCTATACCACGTACCTGCTCATGGGCCACTGGGCTCTGGGCACACTGGCCTGCGACCTCTGGCTGGCCCTGGACTACGTGGCTAGCAATGCCTCCGTCATGAACCTGCTGCTCATCAGTTTCGACCGCTACTTCTCCGTGACCCGGCCCCTGAGCTATCGAGCCAAGCGCACGCCCCGCCGGGCGGCCCTGATGATCGGCCTGGCCTGGCTGGTTTCCTTCATCCTCTGGGCCCCAGCCATCCTCTTCTGGCAGTACCTGGTAGGGGAGCGGACGGTGCTGGCCGGGCAGTGCTACATCCAGTTCCTCTCCCAGCCCATCATCACCTTTGGCACAGCCATGGCCGCCTTCTACCTCCCCGTCACGGTCATGTGCACGCTCTACTGGCGCATCTACCGGGAGACGGAGAACCGGGCCCGGGAGCTGGCGGCCCTGCAGGGCTCTGAGACGCCCGGTAAGGggggcggcagcagcagcagctcagaGCGGTCCCAGCGGGGGACTGAGGGCTCACCAGAGACCCCTCCGGGGCGCTGCTGTCGCTGTTGCCGGGCCCCCAGGCTGCTGCAGGCCTACagctggaaggaagaagaggaagaggacgAAGGCTCCATGGAGTCCCTCACGTCCTCGGAGGGTGAGGAGCCTGGCTCCGAGGTGGTGATCAAGATGCCCATGGTGGACCCCGAGGCGCAGGCCCCCGCCAAGCAGCCCCCCCGGAGCTCCCCCAATACGGTCAAGAGGCCCACCCGGAAGGGGCGTGAGCGAGCAGGCAAGGGCCAGAAGCCCCGCGGGAAGGAGCAGCTGGCCAAGAGGAAGACCTTCTCGTTGGTCAAGGAGAAGAAGGCGGCTCGGACCCTGAGTGCCATTCTGCTGGCCTTCATCCTCACCTGGACACCATACAACATCATGGTGCTGGTATCCACCTTCTGCAAGAACTGCGTTCCCGAGACGCTGTGGGAGCTGGGCTACTGGCTGTGCTATGTCAACAGCACCATCAACCCCATGTGCTACGCACTCTGCAACAAAGCCTTCCGGGACACCTTCCGCCTGCTGCTGCTCTGCCGCTGGGACAAGCGTCGCTGGCGCAAGATCCCCAAGCGCCCCGGTTCCGTGCACCGCACCCCCTCCCGCCAATGCTGA